The sequence CCTGGCTGCGACGATCTCCGACATCTGCTGCCAGTCCTCGATCGCGTGCCAGATGCCGCGCGCGGGCGAGCTGTGCTGCTTGGCGAAGGGGAAATAGATATTGTGCACGGGCGCCGAATACACGTCGATGCCGTTGCAGCTTTCCATTGGCTGGTTCGAGACAGACGCGGCACGTATCACTTCCACGCTGTCGTTCTGCCCCACCAGGGTCTCGGCGAGGCGGCGGACGAATGTTTCCGCGCCACCGACCACCTTCGGAGCCAACGGCGTCGGATAGAGGGATGACGTGATAAGGATCTTCATCGGAAAAGGTCTGTCCAGCTTTCCAGCCAAATGGCTTTCTGAAATCTCCGTTTCGGCTTATTGCCGGTTGGTTCGATTGTTATTCAAATAGACGTCCAAATATTGTCCTGTCACCGAATCTGCCGAGAACCTTTCGGCAAATCCCGGCTGTGGAGGCCGCGCAACCTTCCAGCGCGATCTCTCGTTGAGGGCCTTCAGCATCAATTCTCCCAGTCGCTTATGGTCGTTGGGCTCGTAGGACCCGACCATATTGGAAAACCCCGCGATCTCGGGAATCCCTCCCGCGGTCGAACAAATCGTCGTCCGGCCCGCGTTGATGCTTTCGATCAACGTCCGCGGCAGCGGCTCCGGCCAGACCGAGCTCACCAGACAGACGTCGATGCTGGCATAGAATTCGGCCGCCCGGGCAAAGCCGAGCCATTCGATGTTGCCCCTGCTGCGGCTCTTGAGCGCCCGCACGTAGTCCTCAAGCCCCTTTCCGGCAATTTTCAGCTGCCACCCCTCGTTGGGGAGCTGCTCGGTGGCTTTTAGGACTACTTCGATACCTTTTTCGGCCTCGAGCCGGCCGATAAACCCGAAGATCAGATCGTCCGAGCTCGAGGACGGTGAGGGCACCACCGAGCTCGGATCGGCAATGTTGAAGATCACGCGGCCGTCGGTGCCGGGGAAATATTTCAGCTTGGTGTGCTGGTCGAGCACGAACTGGCTGTTCGAGACCACCGCGTCGACCATGCGCGAGGCCAGCAGATAGGGCGAGGTCATGGCCGCGCACATCGTGCAACGCTGCGTGCATGTCGCGTCTCCGCGAAACAAGGTCGAACGCTTGCAGAGCAGGGAGTAGTCACGCAGCGTATGTACGATCCGGATGTTGCGCCGCTTGGCCTCCGACCACAACGAGACCGAAAATCCGGTGAGGTTGTTGGTGTGGACGACCTCCGGTTTCTCGATGTCGAGGATTTCGGCGAAGCGCGCCGCGGACTTGCGGTTCCAGGTATCCTGAAGATGCCACTTCAGACGCTGGACTGAAGAAGGCTTCCTGTCGTTGCTGAACGGCCAGTAGTCGTTGTCCAGCGGCACACGATACACCCGCACGCCCTTGATGTCGTCGACGCTGCGATCCTGCTTGTTTTGAAGGCAGACCACCGAAACCTGATGACCGCGCTGGACCAGCGCTTCCGCCAGCAACGACACGGACACTTCGGCACCGCCGATGATTTCTGGCGGATAGAGCGTGTTAACGATCAGTATCTTCAAGGGGAGCCCCGGATTCAGCAGCCAGCCGCAGCGTCAGTTCGATGGCCGAATCTCGAAATCCGGCACGGCCGAGCCCTTGACGCTGACAAGCAGCGGCGTCGTCGACAACGCCGTCCACGCGCCAGGCGCAGAACTTGCCGCTTGCTGACATACATAGCCGATCTCGACATTCGCTTCTGCATTTTTTAATCGAACCTCGAAGCGCTTCGACGGATTCTCCGACCACAGCGCCAATTTCGTGTCCGATCCGCTCTCGCTGCGGATCTGCACGACACCCGGCGCCGGCGTGGTTCGCGTCGCCTTCAGGCTGTTGCGGACGAAGGCCCAGCTTTCGCGAATGGAGCACACCGCGGGCTTCGGCGAATTGTCGAAATGATAGATGCCGAAATTGTCCTCGAGATCGCCCGGCTTCGTCCCGCTGTCCTTCAGCTCGTAGAGCCATATTCCCTTGAGCCAGGGACCTGCGGTCGATGCCCAGAGGATCATCTGCGCCATGTTGTCGGCAGACAGCTGCTCGTTGACGCCGCATTTCGCGTTTGGTGTCGGCCATCCCGTCTCGGTCAGATAGATCGGATAGTCGGGATTGCCGGTCGCCTGTGCGACGCGCCGATGAAAGTTTTCCAGCCGTTCGATCGCTTCGGTCGCGGTGCGCCCGACCGGCGGCAGGCAATGGTTGTAGATGTGGATCGACATGCCGTCCGCGATGCGGGCCACGTCGGTCTTCAGAAGCGCGTCGGTGAATTTCCAGCCGGGATCGTCGCCGAGCGCGCCGATCACGAAGGGCGCGGAGGGGGCCGCTTGCTTGACCGCGGGCTGCACCAGACGGGCAAGCGTCACGTAATTTTCGACCGTGAATTGCGGCTCTGCGCGCGCGCGCAGATTGTACTCGTTCCACAATTCGAAGATCGGCTGCCGCATCGCGACCGCTTGCGCGGCGGTCGCGGCGTAGGCGACGAATCGCTGGCGCGCTTCGTCGGTCGTCGGTGGATCGGAGTTCGGGACGAGATGATGACCGGCGCCGAGAATGAGCAGCGGGATGCCGCCGCTGGTCCTGATCTGGGTCTCGAGGCGGCCGTTCAGGGCATTGAAACCGAGCCGCTTGCCGGGCAGCTCGAAATCCGACCAGGGGAAGTCGTCCCGGAACGAGGTGACCCCGAGTTCCTTCATCTGCTTGATGGCGATGGCGGGCACGTAGCCGCGGGCGCTGGTGACGCCTCCGAGGCCCTGATGCGTGCCGACGCCCAGCAGGAAGCGCTGATCGAGTGGTTGCGCATTCTGCGCGTTCGCAGGATAGACGAGGCCGGCCGCGGCGCAGAGCCCACATATCAGCGTCCGGAAACGACGCGTCGCGCGTTTCCTCTTTTGCTCCGTCACGCTCGTATCCACTCCTGCTCGCGTCAACCCGACAAGGCTAGTCCTCTTGTGTGGCCCCAATGGGGTGAGGCGACCTTGTCTGCGCGCTCGTCATTGAGCGCGCTGAGTTGGGCTATTTGGAGTTCACGACCACCGAGCTGATGTTGTCCGCATTGGTGGTTGCCGCGTTCAGCGGGTTCATGAGCTTGATGAATTCGATCGACGGCGATTCCGCGACCGAAATCACGTCATGGTCGCGCATCCGGAACGTATCCGCCTGGAACCAGCCGTCCGGCTTGCTCATGTCGAACTTGTAGACGGCGGGAACGGTCTTGGTCGGGAACTGCGAGACGTCGACGCCGATCTGCTGCAGCAGCGGCTTCGGCTCGAACCGGTAGACGTAGATGGACTTGGAGTCTGCGCGTGCCGCGTCGAGACCGCCCGCCTTCGCGATGGCTTCAGCCAGCGACATGTTGTCGTTCTCGAACGAGAAGCGGCGGTTGTTGGTGCCGCCGATCGAACCTGGCGACGGCGTCGCGCCG is a genomic window of Bradyrhizobium sp. CB1717 containing:
- a CDS encoding glycosyltransferase family 4 protein, which produces MKILIVNTLYPPEIIGGAEVSVSLLAEALVQRGHQVSVVCLQNKQDRSVDDIKGVRVYRVPLDNDYWPFSNDRKPSSVQRLKWHLQDTWNRKSAARFAEILDIEKPEVVHTNNLTGFSVSLWSEAKRRNIRIVHTLRDYSLLCKRSTLFRGDATCTQRCTMCAAMTSPYLLASRMVDAVVSNSQFVLDQHTKLKYFPGTDGRVIFNIADPSSVVPSPSSSSDDLIFGFIGRLEAEKGIEVVLKATEQLPNEGWQLKIAGKGLEDYVRALKSRSRGNIEWLGFARAAEFYASIDVCLVSSVWPEPLPRTLIESINAGRTTICSTAGGIPEIAGFSNMVGSYEPNDHKRLGELMLKALNERSRWKVARPPQPGFAERFSADSVTGQYLDVYLNNNRTNRQ